The genomic stretch ATGAAATAATACCAATGAAAGCCCACAAAGCTGGCTTTGGTGGGGCTCAGTGAGGTGGGGGGGTGGAATACTGACTCCATCTTCCCCCAACCACAGCTAGGCTAACACCCCGACCAGCTTCGGCTGGCACGTTCCCTGCCGCCTGAGCAGCCAGGGCCCAAATGGGCAGTGAAGCGAGAGGAATTGGGGTGGAATCTCCCTAGGGCAGCATCTGCGTCTCCATCCAGCTATACCTTCTcaatcccttccctcccctcaccTTCCCAAAAGTCTCAACCCAACTCCCCAGCTGTATTTTCTGTGTACCTCCAGATGCAGGTAGCTGGTGAGCTGAAGGCAGAGCCCCGGAACCCACTGGCTGGGGTTGTGGCCACACTGCTGGCTGTCCTCGGGCTGGGTGGCTCCTGCTATGGCGTCTGGAAGATGGTGGAGCAGCGGCAGCCACCACAGGCCCCGTAATGAAGTAGGCAGCCTGTTACCTGGGCCCTGGGAGTAAGTGGCCTAGGGGAAGGGATGAAATCTTGGGAGCTTCTTTCTTTCCTGGGGTCAGTCTCTGCCCTTAGGATAGAATACACCTGATCAGAATCCCTCTCCCCACTGCAACTGGGCTCTTTTAGGGGGCTTCAGTTCATATGTCAGAGCCCCTAAAAGGCGGCAGGGGTGCAGGTTCTAAAGGTAGAAGGGAGAGAATAGACACTCTGGGCCCTACACACAGTGGTAGAGAAACGTGTATAGGGCAGGAGTTTGAAGGAAGGAGGGGACTCTGGCCTGGAAGTCAGGAGATCAGAAGCCAGTCCTCTCTGTTCAGTTCCTTTATTGTGTGCAGACACCCAGAAGAGCCCATCCGCTCCTCAAATCCAGGGCCAGAAGAAGTCAGCACAGTCTCTCCAAGACTAGGCATCACTGTCCATGGGCAGTTCTCCTGCCCTGCATCCTCAGGCCATGTCATGGAGACACATCCATCTCAGGAATATCAGTGGACACCTCTGTGGGCACTGCCAGCCGCCGAGGAGGAACATAGGAGCCCATACCCGCTGCCCTCTCTGCCTCTTCTTGACTGTAGGGCTCCATGCTCAGCTGCTTCAGcctggaagaaaggagggaaggagttGGAGGTTGACCAGATGCAAGTCCtccctgcccagcacccatccacCAATGCTCTCCTTACCTTTTCTTGTGGTCTTTGGATCGGAAGTGGGTCTTCAGGTTGGCAGAATCGACGAAATACCTCCTGCAGGGGTGGAAGGGGAGATGGAGAGCTTGTTCTCAAGTACGCCTATTTCCCAGAGCCCCAGCTCCGGGATGCCTGAAGACCCATGGGTCCTAAGAAAGAAGACGCCGCGCGCCCGGGGGCCCGAATTCGCAACCCCAGGTTCGCACCGCGCACCCTCCTCTTCCTGCTCAAACCGACCCCGCCGGGACTTACGCGCAGGCCAGACAGCGATGCAGGCCGCCCCCTGGGAGGTCCGGGTCGGGCTGGGGCCGTGCCGGACCTTGGGGCCGCAGCTCGCGGTGAATCTCATCCAGGTCCGGCCGCCGCCGCTTTGACTTCATCTGGCGGGCCAGCGAATGCGCCCGGTGCGCGCCCGTCCGGCGTGAGCGACCCATGGGCGGTCACAGCCAGGCCAGAGGCACCGGGAGTCGAATCGGTTAGCGCACGCCTTGGCGCTTCCGGACTGCCGGATGACGTCTCGCGACGCCCGGGGGCGGAGCCGCCTCCGCCAGACCGCCTCTGATGACGTCACTCGCCCGGCCATCGGCTTCAGCGCCTCCAGGCGGCGGTTGAGATCCGTGACGTATAAGCCCGGGGCGGAGACCGACTGAACTGTTTCCGTGCTCGGCTGGAGGCCCCGCGGGCCATTGCTGGGGAGGGCCGTGCGCCTCGGGGATTCCTGGGGCCGGTCTGGGTGCTCTGCCCGCCCCCTCCTGGCCCCACCTATCTCAGCGCCATCCCTCTGGCTCTATCACCCGTTAAGATTCCCAAAACCTTAGACTCCGCGATGGCAGTGGGATGGTTTGAACACCTCTGGGAGGCACTAATAAATATATCTGACgtgaatatattaataaatgaatgagactGAATACGTTTGGGATCCCGGCGCCAACAGGGCTTACGGAGATACCCCCAGTCCCTGACCTGTACAGCCCTTACCACCTCTCACGGTCCCCTAGCTATCTCCTCGGGTCTCCATCCACCCCCAGCCTAATCCGCCCCCGGGGTTAATGGTACTCAGGCATCCTGTTTGGCTCAGGAGGAGCCAGCGCCTGTCACAGAAAGAGGAGGTGCTCAGAAAAGGACCTCCCCATCTTTGCCTCTTTTCTCTGAGCTGTGCACTCCCCAGCTGTGAGTTGGCAGCAGAGGCAAAGAGACTGCCCAGTTGTGGCACATCCAGGGTGGGTAGGGGGCCAGAGAGCCTTTCCCCATCCACCAGAGCCTGGTGCCTCCCAGGCTGACCAGAGCTGGCTCCCAGACTAGGGCCAGAGGTACTCAGCAATAATTCAGGGGCTCCAGCTCTTTGGAACCTATTGCCAGGAAACAGGGAGACTGGTACGTGCATCCCCAGGGAGTGGGAATCAGTTTCCAGCCCAGACAAAGCAGTGAAATGTAAGCCCAGGGCGCTGTCTGGGATCTGTGGAACTTCCCACTCCAATTTGCAAAGGCTGAGTGGGGACACTAGGGGGGTGAGGGCTGCTGAGGCCCAGCTGGCATGGATACAGTGATAGGGGCACCAGGATGGGACTGGCGCCCAAGGACTtgatgaatgagaaagatgattTTTCCAGAGCCATTCCAAGAGATCAGCCTCTGAGGGGAGAGATTCCTTCATGATTCTTGATCAAGATGGGTCAGCAGAAAGGGCTGAGGTGGCGGAAGCCTGCTCTGTCCTGCCCCCCCACTCCAGACTCCTTTGGATTGGGTTCACTTGCTGGGCACTGTGCCAGCTGAGGGAGGCTGGTGCATCTTTAATGAAGTTACCTGATCCCTGGGACAGCGTCTCGACCTCGCCAAGTTTCTGGAGCCAGAGGCACTGGGTACCCACTGAGCCTCTACCTTCCTGTGCCTGGATGCCAGGTCCGTGCCCCTGCAGCCATGAACCAGGCCTTTTGGAAAACCTACAAGTCCAAAGTGTTGCAGACTCTGAGTGGGGAATCTGAGGAGGACCTGGCAGAGGAGGTGAGTGGCATCCTgctgggtggggcctgggcatAGGGACAGCAGGAGTGGGAGATACTGAGAGCAAGGGGTAGGGTCTGAGAGAGACAGACACATTTATGCAGAAACCATTGGTACATTCAGGGTATGGCAAAGGTATGATAGAGTGTCATGTCAGAAAGCCAGGACATCCAAGAAAACTTTGGGAAAACTGAGGAAGAAGAGATTTGGGGTGAGGGGATTGGAGTAGTGGCCACAGTCTCCAAAGATCTTGAAGGATGCCATGTGGAAAACACGCTCCTAGGACCAGTAGGCAGTTATCACATGGGTACATTTCAGCTTGACACAACTTTCTAATGGACAGAACTGAGCAGAACTGGCGTGGTTTGCCTCTAGAGGTAGCAAGCCCCCTGTTACTAGAGGGAAGGGAAGTGGAACGTAAACTCTGTGGGTCACTGTGGCAGCATCAGATCAAAGCCATACTTGGCCCATGCTTTATTCTGAcataaaaaaattgaacagggctCTGAAACTGGGTACAGTCTTATGTCTAGAGGCTGTGGTAAGTGGCAGTTGAGCAAATAGATGTGGCAGGGGTATCCTCTGAATAGGTCTCTAGACAGGCTGGCATCCAATGTTGAGCTTGCAAAGAAATGTCCATGGGTGAGTACTGGTATTGACATCTGTGTGGCATCCCCAGTGAAGGTATATGTGCAGGGGTAAACTGGGTACAGGTCTTTTAAGGCGTATACATTTTGGGCAGAATTCTATGTCTGCATACTTCCGTGTGTATGTGCATACACATGTGAGTTTGGGTGTGTATTGATTTCCTGGGGTTGTCGAAACAAATtgtcacaaactgggtggcttaaaggAACAGAAACTTATTCCCTAAAGTTCTGGATGCTCAAAGTCTGAAATGAAGGCGTCCTCAggaccatgctccctctgaaggctgtagggaagaatctttcATTGTGCCTTCCTAGTTTCTGCTGGCAGTCCCCgcctggcattccttggcttgtagctgcatcactccaatttttgcctctgtcttccctctgtgtgtgtctctgcATGACctctccttttcttataaggcCAGCAGTcatggattagggcccaccctaacacagaatgacctcatcttaacttgaacaaagaccctatttccaaataaggtcacattcacagttcAAGTGATTAGATCTTGGACATAtcattttggggacacaatacaaacCACTACAAGGAGTGTGTGTACATTTGTGTCCTAGTGTCTGTGTGTGAGTGGAGAGGTTCCATGTGCTGCAGGTGGGTCTCTGTAGAGCTGTCTGCAGTCTTATAAGTGTACACATGCACAGGTGTAAATGGTAtaactgtgtgtgtgttcatgtacATACATCTATGTACAGGTGTGAAGATATGTAGCCAGGTGGAGGCATGCTCATGTACGGGTTTGTTACTAGTCAGTGTGCATGCCATTGTCCATATGTCTTGGGTATGTATGGGTGTGACAGTGTGTCTGTGGGTAGGCAGGTTTATGTGCTCAGGGTGTCTGCAGGGATTGACTGCACAGGTGTGTGTGTTTGACCATGTAGCTCGGTGTTGAAGTAAACCTGTATGCATTCCCATGTGTCCTTGTAGAGGGTGTGAGGTGTACAGGTGTGTGCTTACTTCTGTAGGGTTGGTGTGcctggtctgtgtgtgtgtgtgcctggctTGCAGTGGGGTGGCTCCCACTCCTCTGGAGCCTCTCTCATGCCAGGTGGGGATCttgtgtcccagagggagaaccCAGCCTTGGTGGAGTCTGGGGCAGCAGAACCAGCCGAAGAGGCCTTCACTCCCATGTCACAGCTGGCCCGCCGGGTGAGttcttctcccttcttccacCACCGACCTGGTCCTGCCCCTGGGGAGCCTGGCAGAAGCTGCTGTGGAGCCCTGGGAGGTTGTCCTGACACCCTTGCCTAACTCACAGCCCTTCTGTCCTAGGTTCAGGGAGTTGGGGTGAAAGGTTGGCTGACCATGTCATCTCTGTTTAACAAAGAAGATGAAGACAAGCTGCTGCCACCGGAGCCCTGTGCAgatcagtatgtgtgtgtgtgtggggggggatgggggtgggcatCCTGGGAGGGGCCTGGGATCTCTTCTCCCTGTTCTTTCCATCTGGCCTGTTTGTATTTCAGACCACAGAGGACTAGGAAGGGGCAGTCCCTGCTGTTTGCCTTTCTCTAAGCAGGAAAAAGGCCAAATCAGCAACACTGGGAAATTAGGTTAGATCTTAGGAAGAACTTCCCAACTGTTTAGATTGGGGTGCTAAAAGATATTTATGGGCTCTTGAATGCCATCTCTCTACCTATCCACATGGGAGGGATCATTTCCCCAGAATCAGTGAACAGAAGAAAGAACCTTTAAGTATTTGGAACACAGAGTGGTTCAGATCAGTGGTTCCTCAATATTGGCCTAACCCTCATCCTCTCCGGGAGCTTGTGTCAAACACATCTTACTCCAgaattctgattcagcaggtgtGGGCTGAGGCCTGGGCTCTGTATTTTCAGGAGGCTCCtagtttgggaaccactgtctTAGAAGGTCTTTGATGCTGTGAAGTGGGTCAGGACTGAAGGCCTCAGCCCCCCTCTGAGCCCTCTCTCT from Choloepus didactylus isolate mChoDid1 chromosome 2, mChoDid1.pri, whole genome shotgun sequence encodes the following:
- the ZNF593 gene encoding zinc finger protein 593, which encodes MGRSRRTGAHRAHSLARQMKSKRRRPDLDEIHRELRPQGPARPQPDPDLPGGGLHRCLACARYFVDSANLKTHFRSKDHKKRLKQLSMEPYSQEEAERAAGMGSYVPPRRLAVPTEVSTDIPEMDVSP